One region of Cyanobacteria bacterium GSL.Bin1 genomic DNA includes:
- a CDS encoding GNAT family N-acetyltransferase — MTCSPEEMLPSPPESLANGEITLRFSHIGPGEPWHGFVPYFHFRIIITDGSDVGQINFRIGETEHVRVCAGHIGFEIVESFRGHGFAFQACRAIAPFVRSVDEAVTITCDSDNWASRRTIERLGAELVDEVAVPADDPHDQRGSRTKRRYRWTPSQS, encoded by the coding sequence ATGACATGCTCCCCAGAAGAAATGCTTCCATCCCCTCCCGAGTCTTTGGCTAACGGTGAGATTACGCTACGTTTCAGCCATATAGGACCTGGAGAGCCCTGGCATGGGTTCGTCCCGTATTTCCACTTTCGCATCATCATTACCGATGGGTCGGATGTTGGGCAGATTAATTTTCGCATCGGAGAGACAGAGCACGTTCGAGTTTGTGCTGGTCACATTGGCTTTGAAATCGTAGAGTCTTTTCGAGGTCACGGCTTTGCGTTTCAGGCGTGTCGCGCGATCGCGCCGTTCGTCCGCTCGGTTGACGAGGCGGTCACAATTACTTGCGACTCCGACAATTGGGCATCCCGACGTACCATCGAGCGTTTAGGTGCTGAGTTGGTTGATGAGGTGGCTGTGCCAGCTGATGATCCTCATGATCAGCGAGGGTCACGCACTAAGAGGCGATACAGATGGACCCCTTCACAGAGCTAA